AGTAGCACTACAAATCAAAAGTTTCATAATCATGAAATGATATAAACCTTCTCTTATCTAGAAGAAataagaagaagaaatttaACATGAATGCAAATGTACAAGAAAATCTGATGATCAAAAGTTGTTTTCTCAAAAAATTCTTTgttcatatatttatagatcTCAATTATTAGAGACACGTTGTTTCAACTAAGAAGTGTCatttcatccaaaaatctgataTAAAACGTCAAAGGACACCATTTGGATGCAAGATATCATAAAAAGTCGCAACATTTGCCAATCTGCGCCGTCAGGTGCCTCAACACTTCCCTTGGTGCCCTAGAAATTTCAGGGTACAAAGGAAGTGTTGAGGCGCCTCCTTTGCTGCTTGGAAAATTTCCTTGTAGTTTTTCAGACGTACATTTGAACGTTTTTGTTTGTTcgagttttttttgttttttcttttgctttatttttgtTCATTAAGCTCAAACATTCCAACATATACATGTTTAAATAATCGACTTAAATATAACATTCTTATACAATATATGAATGGAGAACGGCTAATGAAGTAGTCAATTTTTAGcaaaatttaattgtttttgaTCGAACCATTTTATTGGGAGCCTGGGAATTTTCCGTATCTTGTAATGAACgatatatatcataaataatgGTTACAAGTTTTAacgtttaaaaaataataataattgcaGTCAAACTCCTTATCgttaacaaaataattatcatCCCTCCAAATTCCACTTGTAACACTCATCTCAAAACATCGTTCGTCCACTTACAGACTTCCTACATTTTTCATACTCTTTCTGTTTTTACAATTTATTACATGCCAAAGATTttccatttaattaatgtaGCCAGTGTCATCATAAAAAGAAATaagatttaagaaaaataaaaaattaaggaTGCAATAGGCACTTTTGCATTCTatctacataaaaaaaaaaaaaaaaaaactatacatTAAGCGCACTTCCGTACCGCAAACACCACAAGTTATACATACCATCATTACACACCACTCCCACCTTAGAACATGACATGACCATGAAACTGAAAGAACATAACACAAAAGTTTGCATATTCACCGGTAGAGGCATAGCTGAGAAAAGAGATTAAGAGAACATTTATTGTGTCAACTTCGTCCATGCTCCATAGCTTCAATAGTTGAGTCTAAACTTGGATCAACGAAGCCTCGATCCCGTGGCTGTTGGTTCATTCCTTGCATGCCGATTCCATTCCCAGAAACAACCGGTTGAGAGTTGGCACTAGTTAGCTCCAATGCCCGGAAATAAGCATAAGTTCTCCATCCTGTCATACGAAGAAAATCAAAAGACAACGTTTACCTCAATATTTTCTCACTGAGCTTTCTTATATCATAACTCTGACATAAACCTGGTAATCAAACTTGAAAGTAGAGCATTACCATCTACACGACAAGGCCAGAGTAACATCTATGGGTGTCATTTTTCGAATATTTTTGCACAGACCTCATCCAAAATTTAGATCAATGGAGCAAATAAATCAAACCACCTCAGGGCCTTTTCAGGCTATTCATATCAGAAATTATTTAACTCAAGTCGAACGTGAACATGTACAAATCTTTTGGTATTTTGAGCCAAGATTATTTTGGTATAATATAGTTCATGAGCCCTTCTCAcgaactttaatattttatgaacATATTAAATTTCACATCAGCTCACAAAATGGGTAATGAAATTGaacatttgatcaataaagCTCAGACAGCTAAAGCTCAACTCAAATAAGTAAAGATCAAATTCGAACTTTAAGTAGAACCAAATCTGAGCTCAAACATGAAAAAATGTCTAGTATTCAGCTCAATGCGGTTCGTTTGCACGGTTGCACATCTACTTTAGATATGATTTCACAATGTCCAGTACAAGAATCTCCAAATTAATTCAGTATCATAAAATTCTAACATATCATGGATAAACTAGTGATTTGGAGTTTCACATGATGACTCTTTTTTATGTCATCCCATAAAGAAACCAACCATAAAAAAAATGCACGTTGAAGTCTCACCATTTTCAATCATATATGACAACATCAATTTATGGTATCCAGACAATGACCCCATGATATGCGTGTCTTACTTACCTTTTGTCATGTGGTAAGGAGGTGGGAAAAATTGCAGGTAGCAAAATGTAGCGACTATAAGACCTGAAACATATCACAGACACAAATTGAACGAAATAATGTGGCAATACAAAGTGTAATCAAGTGATTTAACTTCATTTATGTCGAATATAAAGTACCTAGAAGACCTCCGACAAACACATCTTGCCAGTGGTGCCAGTAATCATCTACGCGAGAAACACCGACAAGAGATGCAgcaagaagaggaagaaaaatGATGCAAAGTTTTGCCACATGCCCCTTTCGATCAAAGCATTTGATTTTTCCAGCCAAGTATAACGATAGAAAACCCAGACCTGCAAATGACCCTGCAAAATATCCTAAAATCTATGAATTACTGGTCAACCATAATTATCCAAGATAAAGAAAACTAGGACTGCATACTATATCGTAGATTGTAGACGGATTTCATTATATGATAAGATTAGGGTAAAAATAGTTCATTGAACCTTGACCAAATTTTCCAATGCTTACAAATGCAAAGACTAAAACATACAAATAAGAGATCAAACAATACAGGTCAAATTGAGAAAGGAGAGGTTGCCACACATGGGGATAAAACATGTGTTTAATATTAAATGGTAACAATTCAATGAAGAAATACAAAATACAGGATTTACATGATTTGGACATTAAAGCGTCATATCCACAACTCAATCTTCAGATGGCTAAAACTCTTACTAATTTTTCTTAGTTGAGAATATAATCATCCCCGTCTCTTTATAGGACAGGGACTTATATTTAAATCAGAACAAGGGcacaataaaaatatcataatttgatGATACCAAATCTGGCTATTTAACATGTTCTCTGATATGTAATAAAAAGAAAGGAAGCTACTTTTCCAGTCGAATACATCCTGCAAATAAGTACAATCACAAAGCAAAAAGGCAGCTTACATGAAGTATGCCCACTCGGAAAACTCTTGTGTCCCTCTTTTATATCACTTTCTTTACCATGGCATATCACATCaccccaacgatcgtatttctgaaacgtgaaaacaaatacttagatttttaaaaaattaagttcATAGCGAAGAAATTTAAAGTTTCTTGACATACAATCCGCAAAAAAACAATGCCCTTGGAATAACAGATTTAAACTACTCCATATTCAGAAATTAAAAAGACATACATCCTGCCCATCAGGAAAACAACGCCAAAAAAAATCAGGCCGCGGTCGACCAACTGCGACTTTTATCGCATCAGTGAGGACGCCAGTTATCAGTACAGCGAACAAGAGTCCTGAAGTTTGACAATTTCATTGTCAGCTAATCTTGCTATTTGTGTGTGAAAACCCTTtgcattataatttattaaagattAAAGAATACAGGAGAAGCTTTTAAGATACCTAATATGCTATTGTGCAAATCATAGACGTCCCTTTTCCGAAGATAGTAGAGAACGAAAATGACAATTGGAAGCAAAACGGCATATATCTAATCACAAAAAAATGATGTCATTTGTAATACTTATATTTAAGTACATATTCATGCTACTAGAAATACAATTATCAGAATGTTCAGTGAAAAATTAATAGAATTTTACTAAGTAAAATAACATTAATTTCAGTGAGAACAAATGTATTATATCAGGGAAAAAGATTCTCACAGGAACTGCCCAAACAGGCACCGTGTTGTCTTTCAGAGGATACTTAAGATCTTCCATCATGCCTTGTCCAACGAAACGGTAAAACGGTTTAATCATGTTCAGAATGACCACTATGACTACAAGCAGTATTAATATAAGCCAGTCATGCTTGTGGTTCCTTGCAAGCTCTGCCCCGTGAGACTTGATGGTGTGTCGGCATCCGATCTCTACCTCATCAGGTCTTGCCTATTTGTTTAGTTTCAAACTGTATGAGTTTacattgaaaattttgcaatACGATACATCCATTTAAGCTAACATGCAGGGGAAAAAACCAATAACTGAATATCAAGAATTTTCCAGCTAAAGTTGTGTGCCACCTTTAATTTCATAATACTGACAGCAGGCAAGGCTATAAAGTCATGACATATTAGCTTTGTAGGCCTTCTTCTTGAATGgagtaaacatattatttttacgGATGTCATATAAGTTAAATATATCAATAGTTTACAGCTATATGCTACGAAGGTTTGTCAATTGGAAACTGCATTTAGTGTATAAATTTTATGGAAGACGATACACAGACAAAAGTTTTTGAAGCCACTCCGGCAATACAATACTTGAATTGTATTGCTTAATCAAGAAATCCTAATTCATTGTTCATGAACAAAACATCACACTGATTAAATTAGACCAGATTTCTTGGTAAATCTaatcatgtatcaaaatcaagtACCCGATTTGCTACAAGCAACTGAAAGATGCACCAGTACGTACAGTCCAAATCAAAGTTTCCACAAAGATACCATGTAGATCAATGAAAATTAATCCTGGTTaaacttttgaaaattatatatcatccCTCTGCATGTATGAAATATAAAAGTGCACTGGCGGGAAAGCCTAAAACCCTACTAAAAAAGTAACACcgttttttaatttaaaatggaaACTTTATAACTGATCAAATGGAGGAGGAGTtgcacttttttaaaaataataaacaccAAATTTGCTACATGCAATCCAAAGATATTGGTCCCTAGTCAAATTCAAGATGATGATACCTAAAAGCTAACTCATAATATAATACGGAAGGGAAACAAGCCAAAAGAAAGCAAATTGCATCACGGATTCGCAAGAACCCAAGCcactttaaatttaaaattaacataTACCCCACAACTTAAGAAAGTCAATTATTTATCCTGGCTCTAAATCTTAACAACTTATTATTATTCCTGATGCGAAAATATTCTTAATCAAATCAATAAGAAAAAGGCAACCCATAAGGAGGAAAAACCAAAAACCTGGAACATGTTCCTGAAATTCGGCGGCGGACAGAAAGAGATCGCATCTCTCCAACCCATTTGCAGACAAAGCCAAACAAATCTGTACCTCAATCACTGATTCCCAAATTCAAAGCAAAAATCAGTCCAAGAACAAAAAAGCTTCAAATTTTAGTCAGAAAAACAGTGaattaaaatgatgataaataCAAGAAGCATAGATATTCTGGCCCAGATGAAAGCACCCTTTTCTCTTACAGATTATAACGAATGATGGGTACAAGGAAAAAGaagaatatatacatatacctTGTGATGTATTCGTGAATTATCCTCAAGCCCGACGAAACAGGTCCCAGTTAGTGGCACAAATTCAAGACATTTTCCCCAATAATAATGAAAAAGTTTAGCACTGAAAACGACATTAATTCCCTGAAAATAAACGTATAAGTTGCAGGGAGGTACAGGGATATGAAAAAtgtgaatttgaaatgaattgAAAGGCGCTGAGACGGTTGATCAAGAAATATCGTTAAGAGCTATGAACAGCGCACGTTCCTTCTACGCTGAATGGATTATTCCATGTTTGAACCGAGAAAATTGAAGTTTTTTGTTAAGTCACGTCATTTCAATATCAATTGTAGTGTACTTCATTCAAATTATTCGTCAAATCAAATCGCTTTCTCAATATCAAATTCATTAACTCAACACAGACTTAAGATGgttgtatttgaaatttattgtttcgaaattattttttttgttaagtagcttaaataaataaaatttgatcgaaattttttaaaataataatttatgacaATTAAATATCTTCAAGATGTTCGATAATACCGTAATTATACGACTCAagctttaatatataatataacaagtaCGATAATTGTCTCACGGAGATTGTTATGAGATAATTTATCTCAAACACGATTTTTTAGTTAACTTTAacaaaaatgttaaaatttatttaccaAATTGAAAGTCAAATAaaagaattcaacaaacacaatataaataatttaaattaaaataataaaaaaccaaTTATTTGGATATCGGTTCATTCTCCCCTCAATATTCTCTAATGATTGAATTTCAATTCATAAGTCATGTTTTTGACGGGATTCtataatatatcaatatatatgtCGAGTtatattaatctaattaacaaaatCCAGTAAGAAAGTGTTTTTGTGCTATTTATCAATTACAATTACATTAATGAACCTTGAAATCACCTAGCTTTTATCACCTTTAATATTGTCTCAATAGTCcatcttttctttctttcttggcCAAAAGATCTGTGCAGATATTTTCCATAATTGTGTCTCGCTGGGTTGTCATTTTTGCAAGCCTCGCGCGCGACACTCtgttttcttcttttctcttcCTTTAGGTCGCGCTGTGACATTCATTTTTGCATGTCCCAGTGCACCTAGTTATGTTTTCTGCCACTCTTTTTCTTCAATTCATGTCGGGGTCGTAATTTTCCGCAGTCCTAGCATGACTCTTGTTGCCCAGTTCTGCTCAACTTCTATCGTCATTTGCTAATATTTTGgaattgtaatattttatatactaaataattatgaagctcaaattttaaattgaattatGCAACACTGagcgaaccgaaccgaaccgaaccaaaattaatggtttgatttggttataaaaaaattcatggtTTGGTTTAGTTTGTAACTTCATGAAACCAATGTAATATGATGtggttcgattttttttatatataaaacaaaaccGTAGTTGAATATCCTTAGTTGCACTTCAAGTGATGGATTTGAAATAATTTCaattatagttttattgttaACGATGAAacgataaatcaaatattaaattcatattgtACTTATTTACACATTACTTACACAaggtagaatgaatttcaaattacttcattattggataaatttgaaattcatcataaaTAACATAAAACACTATATAAACATGCAAGAGATAGATTTTAAGTTCATGGTTTTGCTTCTTTAAAACAACGGAAAtacatttgaatatatttaaattcatgAATTGAAATTCATACATCGAAATGCaacttataattacattaatcacaatagatttcaaataactccaattttctaaaaatttgaaattcattgtaattattatgattattatgtAAACTACATCTCGTGGAAGATAGGAAACGACGTTTGATTCTATCTACTAATTTAATATGATGTTTGCTTGACTGTGATGCACGCGGCaatgcattaattaatatttaatacatgcattaaaattcCTTTCCCAAGTTCAGAAATATCTTCATTCCAAAGACTATTAATCcaaattttaaagaaatatcAATTCGCTAATTTACAtgagaaaatagaaaaaaactATACTTTTGGTTCTATATATTCAACATTTTGCgattttagtaatttatttttgtcaaTTTTTAATCTTAGtcatatattaatcattttttttggtaattttagttttttttatcgaCAATGTTGATGTGACACTGTATATGTCAATGTCATTTCGACGTCATATCTATGTTACGTCAGAAAGaagataaattgaaaaatagattaaaaaaaaaagattaaaattaggAGTAtcaaaatgcaacacgacccgtcaacctGACACGAcacaacacgaaaaaaatcagattcggcttggggtttttcgggttcgggttgggtgggttcgggttagtgctgggttagacgggtttcgggttgggtcgcgggttgacccgaattttttttaaaaaaatattacctatatttttatatattgtatgtttgaaaaaaaatttattgtatatttatatgttaaattttcatcatttaatatttattttgtatatttttttatttttttaacaattgtttaatttatttgatttagtaaatataattttaattttctactattaaactttcaaatttaaatcgaaaattttgttattatgtgtttaaattaaaatattatttttattttttatttttttgaatttttttaataaaaataaataaatttcgggttagacgggttcgtgttcgggttgggaaaaaaattcacgggttgacccgaaacccgacccacccgacccgattgacaccactgattaaaattgaaatttgatagtataggtaactaaaattacaaatacacgataacattattttaaaaaaaatatacagagagtctattttaaattttcaactcTAATACGGTATAAAGTGTAAACAGAACTTTggagattttcgaaattattcgTCCAAATCATCACATTTAATTTATAGTCCTTTTCAAAAAAACTTTATAAATTGACAATTTTACCCTTGATAATCCATATGttcatattaattattatactcTATTGTTAAGTTTGAAATACGTAGAACAATTAACTTTGATGTTATAATATGTTTTTTGATAAATCGAAAATAGTacttttttcaaattataaattatttctttttatcgaataaaaatatcataaaaacccatattaataaaaaaaatcataaaaaccaTATGTTCAtgtgtttttttaaatcattgaATAATATggatccaattttttttttttatctccctTGGTTTATGAACCATGAAAATACAGGTAAAAACATTTCTCGTAGCCAAGAAATGGAAAATTGACCCgagaaattacaaaaatatcctTCTCTTTTTGGTTTAAAATCGACGCGAAGGGGTATATTTGGTATTGTGCATTAGTATACTAAAAATAGTGATTACAAAAACCTAATCAAACTTTGAATAATGCTACATGTACAACTaaatttgtacaacacaaaaaattcaatacaaaaattccatttatcaacatctcatgataaattcaatgcaaaatctcacgatataataacaaaatccacGCTTGATATTTCTAGTAATTTATCTTTTGCATCGACATGTATATTTTACTCCAttccttattttattttttaaaatagctAGTTGGAAACGAGTACTAGTCAAGTTATATTTAATGCcggtatttatttattttatttataaattattatacaaataaaaaaatgtagtAGTAGTTTATTTAATATTCATTTATGTCACATGAATAAAAGTCTACAAAAGATGAATCGATGTCCTTGAGTATAGCGATATATGCGTCAAGTTGTGCTATAGTGAGTGACATTAGGTGATTATATTATCGGATTGAGTAAATTAAATTTACAGTTTTTCACCCTTTTTTTGTAATGAATATgcaatttattaatataaagaaTATGTCTCACTCTATTCTCTGATGAATAAAACAACAAGTAATGATatcttaattatatttaaaccaTTATTTATTAGCTACAGAATATCTCATGTAGACAAATAGTCATTATTCGCTCATGTCTCACAAACAATTTCCTAAATCCATTTTGATAGTGCAGATATCTCCGAGAAACTTGGTGATATGGTATAGAATGAGACAAGAGCCTCAAATTCATATCATGACTTGATCTTTTTAGGACGGGCATTGCGTTTCATCCATATCCTTGGATATTTTTTTGCTATGTCAACCCGATCCGTGGTTGGGTTATTTCACGCTCTAGTTTTATTTTCTCACAGCTTTGCTGATATACATGAAATGAAtaaattataaactcatttgtATCAATCTTAAATTTTCTCTTATCTGTTTGAGTTCTAAGATTGATATGTCTCTCTCTTCAATCCTTGAGGTGAAGAGTTGACTTGAtgacttgatataatattatcCGAAACCTCAGTTTTTGATTGGACCGACTCATCTAAATATAATCCCGAATTAGTACTTGTGTCATGGGTACTTGACTGCTCCAAGTGTGGccatgtactcgaaaactctcatTTTGAGAAACCAATAGTTTCTCAATAGTCCGAATGGTAGGCTTCTGCAATACAAACCACAATTGAGTGTAGACCTCCAAACATCCTATGATTTGATAAGAGACTGCACTCTTATCAAATTGTTGTAGTCTACCCACAACTTCTGCATTTAGAGCAAACTTGTTAAACTTGGTTTGAAACATTTCATGATGTTCCTTCATATGCCTCTGTATTTTCATAATAACATCTATATTCTAATGAGatttaataacaataatatcaaaactataattttgacataatttttttcattttaataatatagCCTTATTTCATGAAGGAGCTCCAACCTACGCCAAAATGTCCAAGACTGAGGACCGGAATAGGAAGTTAGTTGTTTCCTATCAATGCAGGTCCTCGATAAAGAGGAAAAGCATAtgattttgattaaattttattttcaataaaaatttaacCTGTTTATTATCAACTATTAGCgcgaatttttttataaagtaataataatgacaatttttcaaaagttttttTACTGCATAGAATAAATTTTTGTTGATATGCTATATTATGACTTCTACATCTGAAAATAATCTACTGTATAACTAAGTTGGGatagaaatataaaatttattcgGTTTGGCTGGCCAAGCAGTACTGTTTCATTGGTTAAATGAGGCTAAAGATTCTTCAAGCAAGCCTCTGGTGCTATGGCTAAATGAGGCAAATCTATGATAATGTTACTTTTTCTCAGCCGGTATTGATTCAAACCCTTGTCGTCTTATCGCGTTACACAAACAAATTACTAACGTTTGCAGTTAAGACGAAAAATTTACAGCATGCATACTTGAAGGTACCTCAGAAATTCAGAATCATTATATGTTTGAAACAACAGGGCCTGGCTGCTTTGCAATAGGCAAGGGAGCAATGACCGAACTTCGACCATTTCGGGTGAATCCCGAAGATAAAACTTGGTGatataacaaatatttttggaacaTTACTGAGTATCAATGGAATAGGTATTCTCAAAACAAAGCAAATTTCTTCATTGAAGTTGACTAAAGTTTTCAAATCTCGAAATCGCTGCAGTTGCAAATATCTTCTTCTTGGAATCCCCGgccggtgttggattttcataCTCAAACACAACATCAGATTACATTACTAGTGACAAAAGAACTACAGTGCATTCCTACCACGTTTTAATCAACTAGTCGGAGAGATATCCAGAGTACAAAACCCGAAATTTTTACTTATCACGAACTCGTCGGTCATTATTATGTGACTCAGCTTGATAATGTAATCCTCCGAAACAACAAAATCATTAATCAAACTGTCGAAAACTTGAAAGGGATTGCCGTGAATGacacattttcttgattttgttgttCATTTGGTTAAAATATACTAGCagctgaaaaaaatatatttaacttgtatgaacttaaaattattgatttctACATAAATTCTAGATTGGAAATGCCTACATAGACTTCACGGATCACTGGAACAGAGGAAAGGAATACATTATTATCTATGGACAAGCGCCCTCATATCATAAGAATTACATGATTTAAACTTCTTGTAGCGATCGTCGGAATCAGATACATGTAAGCAGAGGCGGATTCACTATAGGACCCAGCCCCCcgaaagttttttaaaaaattattaatatataagatatattttattatttaatatatatatattatttgaccATATTTTCCCccaaatgtttttaaaaaattattactatataagatatatttattatttagtatatatattatttgaccataaaaaaaataaagtatctaaaattagtttaattgtTATAGACTTTCAAGGTTTACACATGTGATCCGCGTTCCAttctctacaattttttttcgaaaaactAAATAACAGGCCTTTACAAAGGGTCAAAGGCCCAACTTAAAACTTTCATAGTTGGTGGTGAGCCAGACCCCaaacatataatcctggatCCACCCATGTGAGGCATACATTGATCAAGCATTTACGGCTATAGGTGACATATTTCCTTACGAAATTTATGCCTCTTTTTGCCTTTCCACTTTAAATTATCCCTTCTTTTATCTAATAGTGAAGAATTTGAATCAAGATTTCTACATGGACAAGATGAGGATGAATATATTTAACACAAAAGTAAAATGTGAAAATTTGTcctttgaaaaaagaaaatttgaatgAATCGACagtaaattatgaaattttaatatcttttttctttttttttatgagaaaatattgaTCTTAGAGAAAATGGAATCTTCACAATAAATCCCAACCTCTATGATATGATTTGAGAATACAAATTATTTTTGCGtcccaaaaataaattttgattagaATTATTATGagaaataatcaaaataattatgttGATACGTTAGAGTAATTACACCTCAATCAAATGCAAATCATACTCTTTCTcgataaaatttttatttgggtTTCGTTCTTCGTTTTGTTAAGTTCTTTGGCTTGATCCATGCTCTGGTGGATATGCCTTCAACCAGTTGGACTATTATGAGGTACAAAAGTCTTTCAAGCCAATGTCATCGGAGCCCTGGACCCTGGGGAAGCTGCAGGTAATATGATTCAAGAAACATTCTTTTGTTCCAATTTCCACACAAATATATTTGTACATTCTGATATGATTGGTTAATGCAGTTAGAGGGGGTTGAATAGACACTCTAGCTTTTTGCAATTTTTGGATGTGAATCAGTTCTTGAATTGAGCTGATACTGAAATCTTGTTTGTCGATATAAATCAGTCAACTAATGATAGTGCAGATTTAGActgaaatatagattgaatactaAGGGTTAAGATACTGTAAAAACTGAATAGATAACAAAATAGAACACAccatttttatggatgttcggagtctTCAAATGCTCTTACGTCACCACTTCTATCTCAAAGATATGTTTTTCACTAAAACACTTTGATGTATTATAACAGATTGTAATAATccacttcagttggacttataTACTGTCATCCTGAAACTCTCAGTTTTTCAATACCTTACAATAAATAACTGAATTGTTATTAAAAAGTAGCCTGAATGCTACAAATAAATACAATGAAATAAGAGCTTGAGTGTGCGATTTGTAAACTGAGAAATGCTAGAAAAATGTATCGCTACTGATTGATGATCGTAGATAGTTTGTCCAGTATGTTTCACCAACATTCTTCAACTGAATCGATCGGCTATATATAGTCTCCGATTTCAACggtcacattgaatgcatttaatgacTAATATCCGTTGAATCGTCGTTTAGTCCATGTAGATGACTTTATCTAGCAGTAGTACGAAGTATCAGACTGTTCTGCTCTGTTTCATCTGTTCTGCTTTGGTACGAACTATTAGTCTGCCGGCTGATACTACAACTGATGACATggctaattgatcacgagtcaACTGGTCGacagttca
This genomic window from Primulina huaijiensis isolate GDHJ02 chromosome 7, ASM1229523v2, whole genome shotgun sequence contains:
- the LOC140980150 gene encoding lipid phosphate phosphatase 2-like, with the protein product MGWRDAISFCPPPNFRNMFQARPDEVEIGCRHTIKSHGAELARNHKHDWLILILLVVIVVILNMIKPFYRFVGQGMMEDLKYPLKDNTVPVWAVPIYAVLLPIVIFVLYYLRKRDVYDLHNSILGLLFAVLITGVLTDAIKVAVGRPRPDFFWRCFPDGQDKYDRWGDVICHGKESDIKEGHKSFPSGHTSWSFAGLGFLSLYLAGKIKCFDRKGHVAKLCIIFLPLLAASLVGVSRVDDYWHHWQDVFVGGLLGLIVATFCYLQFFPPPYHMTKGWRTYAYFRALELTSANSQPVVSGNGIGMQGMNQQPRDRGFVDPSLDSTIEAMEHGRS